One segment of Chryseobacterium turcicum DNA contains the following:
- a CDS encoding response regulator transcription factor: protein MKPKLTIFGEPMLYTEGLSKLLTQSSLFNSVDLCNSYETLQENLTGKPPEFLMISSNMLMLTDLLKNVEKITAQNKTIKIIVIGNSYDIMDIRKLFNKGIKSYLDKDSRYDEFLKSVQALLSNEIYICDYAKEKMINFLNTDEKKQKLHIQDPLTKREMEILKLICDGLSSKDICEKLFISINTVETHRKRILLKLNVKNSVGVVKYAIANHIID from the coding sequence ATGAAGCCTAAATTAACCATTTTTGGTGAACCCATGCTCTATACTGAGGGTTTATCAAAACTCCTGACTCAAAGCAGTCTTTTTAACTCTGTTGATTTGTGTAATTCTTACGAGACCTTACAGGAAAACCTTACAGGAAAACCGCCAGAATTTTTGATGATTAGTTCTAATATGCTTATGCTGACAGATCTTTTAAAAAATGTAGAAAAGATTACTGCACAAAACAAAACAATAAAAATTATTGTGATTGGCAACAGCTATGATATAATGGATATTAGAAAACTGTTTAATAAAGGTATAAAAAGCTACCTTGATAAAGACAGTCGGTACGATGAATTTTTGAAATCTGTACAAGCCTTACTTTCAAATGAAATTTACATCTGTGACTATGCAAAAGAGAAAATGATTAATTTTTTGAATACGGATGAAAAAAAACAAAAACTTCACATTCAAGATCCTCTTACCAAACGTGAAATGGAAATCTTAAAGCTCATCTGCGATGGATTAAGCAGTAAGGATATTTGCGAAAAGCTTTTTATAAGTATTAATACCGTAGAAACTCACCGTAAAAGAATTTTATTAAAACTGAATGTAAAAAATTCTGTCGGCGTGGTAAAATATGCCATTGCAAATCATATTATAGATTAA
- a CDS encoding carboxypeptidase-like regulatory domain-containing protein: MKTILQILGIIILSFSLLSCNEELVEQAQSGILKGKVVKRGTNVPLGNVKIFTAPTTETVFTGTDGTFEIKNMPIGNYSVKAELSGYITTFQAVNIQKQDQVVTAVFEMDDDNSLNTPPTTPLLLSPIDNAVNQPLIVELTWNSTDPDTADVLKYNLTIKNNLDTNIIQVNDLLTNHYTLSNLKFGVSYFWQVSVSDGIHAPVLSAISKFTTNMVPLNRYHYVQKQNGNLLIVSSNELGANFQFTNSSYNSWRPRKNNNAGLIAFLRTEGGNSHIYTANPDGSNVFKVTTVPVAGFNNNEMDFSWSTNGQEFLYANFNKLYRINKDGSGLNLVYTAPSGTMISECDWSYDGSKIALKTNSVNGYGTQIYIIDMLGNTIKTILSGTLGASGGLNLSIDGNRLLFTRDMSGFEDVSGNYRQLDTKIFVYDLISNITYDISSESERPQGTNDLDPRFSPNNAQIIFTNTSNDNISQRNVITVDLNNDLTDMQRTTLFTNAEMPDYE, translated from the coding sequence ATGAAAACTATATTACAAATTCTCGGTATAATTATCCTTTCATTTTCCCTTCTCTCTTGTAATGAAGAGCTTGTAGAGCAGGCTCAATCGGGAATATTAAAAGGAAAAGTAGTGAAAAGAGGTACGAATGTTCCTCTGGGAAATGTGAAAATTTTTACCGCACCCACCACCGAAACGGTATTTACGGGTACAGATGGTACTTTTGAGATTAAAAACATGCCCATTGGAAATTATTCTGTAAAGGCTGAGCTGAGTGGTTATATTACAACGTTTCAGGCAGTCAATATTCAGAAACAAGATCAGGTAGTAACCGCGGTTTTCGAAATGGATGATGATAATTCACTCAATACACCGCCTACAACTCCGTTATTGCTCAGTCCTATAGACAATGCGGTGAATCAACCTCTCATCGTTGAGCTTACTTGGAATTCTACTGATCCCGATACAGCCGATGTGCTAAAATATAATTTAACCATTAAAAATAATCTTGATACCAATATTATCCAGGTCAATGATCTTCTTACCAATCATTATACACTTTCGAATCTTAAATTTGGGGTAAGCTATTTCTGGCAGGTTTCAGTTTCTGATGGTATACATGCGCCTGTACTCAGTGCGATTAGTAAGTTTACCACCAATATGGTTCCTCTTAATCGCTATCATTATGTACAAAAACAAAATGGAAACTTACTCATCGTGTCGAGCAATGAGTTGGGAGCAAATTTCCAATTTACAAATTCGTCTTACAATAGTTGGCGACCTAGGAAAAATAATAATGCAGGATTAATTGCGTTTTTAAGAACTGAAGGCGGTAATTCACATATTTATACTGCTAATCCTGATGGGTCTAATGTGTTTAAAGTAACAACAGTACCCGTCGCAGGATTTAATAATAATGAAATGGATTTCTCGTGGAGTACCAATGGCCAAGAGTTTCTCTATGCAAACTTTAATAAACTCTATAGAATAAATAAAGACGGAAGTGGTTTAAATTTAGTCTACACAGCACCTTCCGGAACGATGATTTCCGAATGCGACTGGAGCTACGATGGAAGCAAGATTGCATTAAAAACAAATAGTGTCAATGGGTATGGTACCCAGATTTACATCATCGATATGTTGGGAAATACCATAAAGACAATTTTATCAGGAACTTTAGGAGCGAGTGGAGGTTTAAATCTTTCTATTGATGGTAATCGCCTTTTATTTACTCGCGATATGTCAGGTTTTGAAGATGTTAGTGGTAATTACAGACAGCTTGATACCAAGATTTTTGTCTATGATTTGATCTCTAATATAACCTATGATATATCTTCTGAAAGTGAAAGACCGCAAGGTACAAATGACTTAGATCCTCGATTTTCACCCAATAATGCTCAGATTATTTTTACCAATACTTCTAATGATAATATTTCTCAGAGAAATGTAATCACCGTAGATTTAAATAATGATTTGACAGATATGCAGAGAACAACACTCTTTACCAACGCAGAAATGCCAGATTATGAATAA
- a CDS encoding CsgG/HfaB family protein, protein MKFYIYIRIFFCLTLVCVSIGCSSLLGLPSTPEKSTLGENTAYTRELKDLIPPKERIVIGVYKFRDQTGQYKPSENGNNWSTAVPQGTTTILIKALEDSKWFIPIERENIANLLNERQIIRSTRQEYLKDADKNSQTLPPLLYAGILLEGGVISYDSNVLTGGLGARYFGIGASTQYRQDRITIYLRAVSTLNGEILKTVYTSKTILSTSVNGSFFRYIDTERLLEAEVGLTQNEPVQLAVTEAIEKAVKGLIVEGIRDNIWGKAVDENIGVYKPLIKSYENEQNDNLNRVVGNKYPSNYRQQFALYTNLETQKVKDDYVNPKFNLGGKFGFKYFFNPYLNVDVSASVFTIENKNIFSRTYFTPEVNLETVIFPQYKLSPFVYGGVGAMYSGMKPQYKGQFGVGLEYMVGKNLGIRVSSQYDLGFKDDWDGLINGKRKDQAMRFSIGINFYIGKK, encoded by the coding sequence ATGAAATTTTACATTTACATCAGGATTTTTTTCTGTCTTACACTTGTATGTGTTTCTATAGGATGTAGTTCTTTACTTGGGCTTCCTTCTACACCAGAAAAATCAACACTTGGCGAAAATACAGCTTACACAAGAGAGCTGAAAGATCTTATCCCGCCAAAGGAACGTATTGTAATAGGGGTCTATAAGTTTAGAGATCAAACCGGTCAATATAAACCATCCGAAAATGGTAATAATTGGAGTACTGCCGTACCTCAAGGTACTACAACAATTCTTATTAAAGCATTAGAAGATAGCAAATGGTTTATCCCTATAGAAAGAGAAAATATTGCTAATTTACTTAATGAGAGACAGATTATTCGCTCTACCCGTCAAGAATATCTTAAAGACGCAGATAAAAATAGCCAGACATTACCTCCGCTTCTCTATGCAGGAATCTTGCTAGAGGGCGGGGTTATTTCTTATGATAGCAATGTCTTAACAGGAGGTTTGGGTGCCAGATATTTCGGTATCGGTGCCTCTACACAATATAGACAAGATAGAATAACTATTTATCTTCGTGCGGTTTCTACCTTAAATGGAGAGATTCTTAAAACCGTTTATACTTCAAAAACAATTCTTTCCACTAGTGTTAACGGAAGTTTTTTCAGATATATTGATACTGAAAGGCTTCTAGAAGCTGAGGTTGGGTTAACCCAAAACGAACCCGTGCAGCTTGCGGTGACAGAAGCCATAGAAAAAGCGGTTAAAGGATTAATCGTTGAGGGAATAAGAGACAATATATGGGGTAAGGCTGTAGATGAAAATATAGGAGTTTACAAACCCCTTATAAAAAGCTACGAAAACGAGCAGAATGATAATCTGAATAGAGTAGTAGGGAATAAATACCCAAGCAATTACAGACAGCAATTTGCTTTGTATACCAACCTTGAAACACAAAAAGTAAAAGACGACTATGTAAACCCTAAGTTTAATTTGGGAGGTAAATTCGGATTCAAATATTTTTTTAATCCTTATTTAAATGTAGACGTTAGCGCGAGTGTTTTCACGATAGAAAATAAAAATATTTTTTCCCGTACCTATTTTACTCCAGAGGTGAATCTAGAAACGGTCATCTTCCCTCAGTATAAGCTGAGCCCATTTGTTTATGGAGGAGTTGGAGCGATGTATTCTGGTATGAAACCACAGTACAAAGGGCAGTTTGGTGTCGGATTAGAATATATGGTCGGAAAAAACTTAGGAATAAGAGTTTCTTCACAATATGATCTTGGCTTTAAAGATGATTGGGATGGTTTGATAAACGGAAAAAGAAAAGATCAGGCTATGAGATTTTCGATTGGAATAAACTTTTATATAGGAAAAAAATAA
- a CDS encoding curli production assembly/transport component CsgF — translation MKPLYVFLILFCGFFLGKSQQLVYKPVNPAFGGDTFNYQWLLSSANAQNQFDEKDSLSDLLNGMNSMDSFSESLNRQILSQLSQKLFENQFGDGALKPGNYLLGSLYIQITTTAQGLLISILDTGTGDQSEIVIPK, via the coding sequence ATGAAACCACTTTATGTTTTTCTTATACTGTTTTGCGGTTTTTTCCTTGGAAAATCCCAGCAACTTGTTTATAAACCTGTCAATCCCGCATTTGGGGGTGATACGTTCAATTACCAATGGCTATTAAGTTCTGCAAATGCTCAAAATCAATTTGATGAGAAAGATAGCTTGAGTGATTTGCTAAACGGCATGAATTCGATGGATAGTTTTAGCGAAAGCTTAAATAGGCAGATTCTCAGTCAATTATCACAAAAGCTTTTCGAAAATCAATTTGGTGATGGGGCTCTTAAACCCGGAAACTATCTTTTGGGTTCGTTGTACATACAGATTACAACTACTGCGCAAGGATTGCTAATTAGTATTTTGGATACTGGTACAGGTGATCAATCTGAAATTGTAATTCCCAAATAA
- a CDS encoding curli production assembly/transport protein CsgE, which translates to MITKNVLLFTFLTVFLSLGCYAQEERKVSARLERETIEQQFIIKAFATNTTPVYKELNYLLVSIKKGNGGNLSNNRQSGKFTINPNEVKKLSELSVNLETKDALKVFLYIRDEESQKLIAKDSLEINQEAFSKKASKIEEEVFSELTGLTIDETKTKVGKDFYDLFYMQYNQIPKKDNATITISEVPTRGVNGQINIAIEDKVIYSFMTNPSEDYLKEQMLMSFRLIKEFIAKKNLIKNEFIY; encoded by the coding sequence ATGATCACTAAAAATGTTTTATTATTTACTTTTCTTACCGTCTTTCTGTCCCTTGGTTGTTATGCACAGGAAGAAAGAAAAGTATCTGCCAGATTAGAGCGTGAGACTATAGAACAGCAGTTTATTATCAAAGCGTTTGCTACCAATACTACTCCTGTATATAAAGAACTCAATTATCTCTTAGTATCAATTAAAAAAGGAAATGGAGGCAATCTTTCAAACAACCGGCAAAGCGGAAAGTTTACAATAAATCCTAATGAAGTAAAAAAACTATCAGAACTTAGTGTTAATCTAGAAACGAAAGATGCTTTGAAAGTATTCTTATATATAAGAGACGAAGAATCTCAAAAATTGATTGCTAAAGATAGTTTAGAAATAAATCAAGAAGCTTTTAGTAAAAAAGCAAGTAAAATTGAGGAAGAAGTTTTCTCGGAACTAACAGGGTTGACTATCGATGAAACAAAAACCAAAGTAGGGAAAGACTTCTACGATTTGTTTTATATGCAATACAATCAAATTCCGAAAAAAGACAACGCTACGATTACTATATCAGAAGTTCCCACACGTGGAGTAAACGGGCAAATTAATATCGCAATTGAAGATAAGGTAATCTATAGTTTTATGACCAACCCTAGTGAAGATTATTTAAAAGAACAGATGCTTATGAGTTTTCGTTTGATTAAAGAATTTATTGCTAAGAAAAATCTTATTAAGAATGAATTCATATACTAA
- a CDS encoding ISAon1 family transposase N-terminal region protein: protein MINDAGLLKLLLPEYLIEHFDIINFEEENKILHLYFEEKSRIPKEFSSLTLYSKGFLEEITVDDFPLRGKTVKLHIKRRRWTDTKTGNILQRDWTLIAQGTRMTQDFAEFLKKICRC from the coding sequence ATGATTAACGATGCCGGGCTACTCAAATTATTATTACCAGAATATTTAATCGAGCACTTCGATATTATAAATTTTGAAGAAGAAAACAAAATTTTACATCTTTATTTCGAAGAGAAAAGTAGGATTCCAAAAGAGTTTTCTTCTTTAACCTTGTATTCCAAAGGTTTTTTAGAAGAAATTACGGTGGATGATTTTCCGCTTCGTGGAAAAACCGTAAAACTCCACATCAAACGAAGAAGGTGGACAGACACGAAAACGGGGAATATTCTCCAAAGAGATTGGACTCTTATTGCCCAAGGAACACGCATGACACAAGATTTTGCCGAGTTCTTAAAAAAAATCTGCCGATGCTAA
- a CDS encoding ISAon1 family transposase: MSCKTIGELYGVEGRKFQRQYKHSLSDFKNWEQKPHAEDWILHPQNISEQLSLDEVALSDGELYTVLTSKKGKGRKGSIVAIIRGIQSETVIEHLFKINRKLRIKVTEITLDMAGSMKLIAKKCFPNATPVIDRFHVQKLATEALQEIRIKHRWQAIEQENNLLTEAKQKKRKPIIKVFENDDTRKQLLARSRYLLYKTREKWTLSQKQRAKILFKEYPDLEKAYNLSDGLRKIYNQNIQKSVAMLKLVHWFREVEESGFKSFNTLTKTIMHNYNGILNYFNQRSTNASAESFNAKIKNFRLQLRGVRDKAFFLFRLSKLFA; encoded by the coding sequence TTGTCCTGCAAAACCATTGGAGAGCTTTACGGTGTGGAGGGCAGAAAATTTCAAAGACAGTACAAACATTCCCTCAGCGATTTTAAAAATTGGGAGCAAAAACCGCACGCCGAAGACTGGATTTTGCATCCTCAAAATATTTCAGAGCAGCTCTCTCTGGATGAAGTTGCCCTTTCTGATGGCGAACTCTATACCGTTCTCACCTCAAAAAAGGGAAAGGGTAGAAAAGGCTCAATTGTAGCCATTATCAGAGGAATACAGAGTGAAACAGTAATTGAACATCTTTTTAAAATCAACAGAAAATTAAGAATAAAAGTAACGGAAATTACTTTAGATATGGCTGGGTCTATGAAACTTATTGCCAAAAAATGTTTTCCTAATGCAACACCGGTTATCGATCGCTTCCATGTTCAGAAACTCGCCACAGAAGCCCTTCAGGAAATAAGGATTAAGCATCGCTGGCAGGCCATTGAGCAAGAAAATAACTTGCTCACGGAAGCGAAACAAAAGAAGCGAAAACCTATAATTAAAGTTTTTGAAAACGATGACACCCGAAAGCAACTTTTAGCAAGAAGCAGATACCTGCTTTATAAAACTAGAGAAAAGTGGACTTTATCACAAAAACAAAGAGCAAAAATCCTATTTAAGGAGTATCCCGATTTAGAAAAGGCGTACAATTTATCAGATGGGCTCAGGAAAATTTATAATCAGAACATTCAAAAATCTGTCGCTATGTTAAAGTTAGTCCATTGGTTTAGAGAAGTGGAAGAATCTGGATTTAAATCCTTTAATACCTTAACAAAAACTATTATGCATAACTACAACGGCATTCTCAATTATTTTAACCAGCGAAGCACAAATGCTTCAGCAGAATCTTTCAATGCCAAAATAAAAAACTTCAGGTTACAACTTCGAGGTGTACGAGATAAAGCATTTTTCCTATTCAGATTATCAAAACTTTTTGCCTAG
- the mce gene encoding methylmalonyl-CoA epimerase, translated as MKLEHIGIAVKSLGVSDALFAKLLGKESYKKESVEREGVVTSFYETGESKIELLEASKEASPISKFIDKKGEGIHHLAFGVENIVEEVKRLKKEGFQFISEEPKEGADNKLVVFLHPKSTNGVLVELCQEKA; from the coding sequence ATGAAATTAGAACATATCGGCATTGCGGTAAAATCTTTGGGAGTTTCTGATGCGCTTTTTGCGAAACTTTTGGGTAAAGAATCTTATAAAAAAGAATCTGTAGAAAGAGAAGGCGTTGTGACTTCTTTTTATGAAACAGGAGAAAGTAAAATTGAGCTTTTAGAAGCGAGTAAAGAAGCGAGTCCTATCTCAAAATTTATCGATAAAAAGGGAGAAGGCATCCATCATTTGGCTTTTGGCGTAGAAAATATCGTTGAGGAAGTAAAAAGATTAAAAAAAGAAGGGTTTCAATTTATCTCTGAAGAACCTAAAGAAGGTGCTGATAATAAATTAGTTGTCTTCTTACACCCTAAGTCAACCAATGGTGTACTGGTAGAACTTTGTCAAGAAAAGGCATAA
- the rbfA gene encoding 30S ribosome-binding factor RbfA, producing MESNRQRKVAQIIQEDFAELFRKQASESKQNFLVSVSDVKVTPDLGIAKIYLSIFPQEFRSSIMAEIEANKAQYRNFIGQKMAKQVRIIPQLSFYLDTTLDDVEKIERELRGEGDNPVL from the coding sequence ATGGAAAGCAACAGACAAAGAAAAGTAGCACAGATTATACAGGAAGATTTCGCAGAACTTTTCCGCAAACAGGCATCAGAAAGTAAACAAAACTTTTTGGTTTCAGTTTCCGACGTGAAAGTAACTCCCGATTTGGGAATCGCCAAAATCTATTTAAGTATTTTCCCTCAAGAATTTCGTTCTTCAATTATGGCCGAAATAGAAGCAAATAAGGCACAATACAGAAACTTCATTGGTCAGAAAATGGCAAAACAAGTACGTATTATTCCACAATTGAGCTTTTATCTAGACACTACTCTTGATGATGTAGAGAAAATCGAAAGAGAACTGAGAGGCGAAGGCGACAATCCTGTTTTATAA
- a CDS encoding ABC transporter permease: MKNIAFYIASRYLLSKKGSTAVTFITWLAAVAMSVAVAAMFVIISVFSGLEDFNKSLISNLHADLTIKSTSGKTLKNLDKINSVLKKNTEISSFSRVIEEKTYINYNGKGDVAYLRGVDSAYTKVNPVDKTIFYGSYPSFEYSNEVIMERSLQNRLGIPVDDSNADFSTLFMPKPGTGIINKEEDIYNKKEIVVCGVFPGNEQLNNYIIAPIELAEELLNLPKNSAYQIVIKLKNQDNINSVQQDLLKTLGKDIEIKTKEEENAAFWKMINTEKLFIYLIFALVIFITTFNLAGAIIILQLDKKEQAKSLISLGFPLAHLRMTYFYTGILIVVLGVISGLVLGTALCYFQLYTELFKAVEDLPFPVKIVGKNYLIVATIASVFGIAISWFFSKISKDYITKT; encoded by the coding sequence TTGAAAAACATTGCATTTTACATCGCATCGCGTTACCTTTTATCTAAAAAAGGAAGTACTGCGGTTACATTTATCACCTGGCTTGCTGCTGTGGCGATGAGTGTTGCTGTAGCTGCAATGTTTGTCATTATTTCAGTTTTTTCGGGGCTTGAGGATTTCAACAAATCATTGATTTCTAATCTCCATGCTGATTTAACCATAAAAAGCACTTCTGGAAAAACACTGAAAAATTTAGATAAAATAAATTCTGTCTTAAAAAAGAATACAGAAATTTCCAGCTTCTCAAGAGTAATAGAAGAGAAAACCTACATCAATTACAACGGGAAAGGTGACGTTGCCTATCTGCGAGGTGTAGACTCGGCTTACACCAAAGTAAACCCTGTTGATAAAACTATTTTTTACGGTAGCTACCCTTCATTCGAGTACAGCAATGAAGTTATTATGGAACGTTCGCTCCAGAATAGATTGGGAATTCCTGTAGATGACTCCAACGCTGATTTCTCAACTCTTTTCATGCCTAAACCCGGAACGGGAATTATCAATAAGGAAGAAGACATTTATAATAAAAAAGAGATTGTCGTTTGTGGTGTTTTTCCCGGAAACGAGCAACTTAACAATTACATTATCGCCCCGATAGAATTAGCTGAAGAATTATTAAATCTTCCAAAAAATTCGGCTTATCAAATCGTCATAAAGCTTAAAAATCAAGACAATATAAACTCTGTACAACAGGACTTACTTAAAACTCTAGGAAAAGATATCGAAATCAAAACGAAGGAAGAAGAAAATGCTGCTTTCTGGAAAATGATTAACACCGAAAAGCTATTTATTTATTTAATTTTTGCTTTGGTTATTTTTATCACGACTTTTAATTTGGCGGGGGCTATCATTATTTTACAGCTCGATAAAAAAGAGCAGGCAAAATCGCTTATTTCTTTAGGCTTCCCTCTAGCTCATCTTAGGATGACGTATTTCTACACTGGAATTTTAATTGTCGTTTTAGGCGTAATTTCGGGCCTTGTGTTAGGAACAGCATTATGCTATTTCCAGCTTTACACAGAATTATTCAAAGCGGTAGAAGATTTGCCTTTTCCTGTAAAAATTGTGGGTAAAAATTATTTAATTGTAGCTACCATTGCATCAGTTTTCGGTATCGCTATTTCTTGGTTTTTTTCTAAAATCAGCAAAGACTATATTACTAAAACTTAA
- a CDS encoding endonuclease: MRRILNSLLLSLITISALAQIPANYYSTATGTGAALKTQLNTIITNGHQDHGYGGLWTAYQTTDRDYYYENDGTILDIYSERPTVADPYNFTYNTNQCGTYSNEGDCYNREHIVPQSLFNQASPMRNDIHFIRATDGKVNGLRSNYPFGKVGTATSTSLNGSKLGNSASAGYGGTVFEPIDEFKGDVARMIFYFVTRYETQLSGFSSGNMLGNSAYPGLQAWELNQLLAWHNLDPVSPAEIGRNNASYTYQGNRNPYIDNPNYVDLVWGTITLDTEAPTTPTNLVANNPTSSTVALNWTASTDNIGVIGYDVYANGVLKSTVSGTTTTVQALNPSTTYNFYVIAKDAAGNPSPQSNIATETTLAGSGGGTGTCGTEDFENITGTGNGYATRIWTNNGITWTATDARIDQTINEKAITIQNGSLTSSSISGGVATLTVTTQRKFGGSSSTLNLQINGTTVATIPYSDVATTTTVNVNISGNVIIKLVNPVASNRVAIDDLTWTCSTTLSTVENSKEKAFSIYPNPVKNHELFVKGENLSKISKAEIYDLSGKLIKNIANPFKNSNKINLHRVTKGVYILKTDNTSTKFIVD; this comes from the coding sequence ATGAGACGAATTTTAAATTCTTTATTGCTAAGTCTGATTACCATCAGCGCTCTAGCTCAAATTCCAGCCAACTATTACAGTACTGCAACCGGTACAGGCGCCGCACTTAAAACGCAGCTTAACACAATTATCACAAACGGTCACCAAGACCACGGTTATGGAGGATTATGGACAGCATACCAAACAACAGATCGTGATTATTATTATGAAAACGATGGTACTATTTTAGATATTTATTCTGAAAGACCAACTGTTGCAGACCCTTATAATTTCACATACAACACCAATCAATGTGGAACTTACAGCAACGAGGGAGACTGCTACAACAGAGAACATATTGTACCTCAGAGTTTATTTAACCAAGCTTCCCCCATGAGGAACGATATCCACTTTATCCGTGCAACAGATGGAAAAGTGAATGGTTTGAGATCAAATTATCCTTTTGGAAAAGTAGGAACAGCTACATCTACATCTTTAAATGGTTCAAAATTAGGAAATTCAGCTTCAGCAGGATATGGAGGTACGGTTTTCGAACCTATCGATGAGTTTAAAGGTGATGTTGCAAGAATGATTTTTTACTTTGTAACAAGATATGAAACCCAGCTTTCTGGCTTTAGTTCAGGAAATATGCTAGGTAATTCTGCATATCCGGGACTACAGGCTTGGGAGCTTAATCAACTTTTGGCTTGGCATAATTTAGACCCTGTTTCCCCTGCAGAAATAGGAAGAAACAATGCATCTTACACATATCAAGGAAACAGAAACCCTTATATCGACAATCCTAACTATGTAGATTTAGTTTGGGGAACAATAACTTTAGATACTGAAGCTCCTACAACTCCTACAAACTTAGTGGCAAACAACCCTACTTCAAGCACTGTCGCATTAAACTGGACAGCTTCTACAGACAACATAGGAGTTATAGGATACGATGTTTACGCTAATGGAGTTTTAAAATCGACAGTTTCTGGAACAACCACAACCGTTCAAGCACTAAACCCTTCTACAACTTACAATTTCTACGTTATTGCTAAAGATGCTGCAGGAAATCCTTCACCTCAAAGCAATATAGCAACGGAAACTACCCTTGCCGGATCTGGCGGCGGAACAGGAACTTGCGGAACCGAAGATTTTGAAAACATAACAGGAACAGGAAACGGATACGCTACAAGAATCTGGACGAATAATGGAATTACTTGGACGGCAACTGATGCAAGAATCGACCAAACGATTAATGAAAAAGCAATTACCATTCAAAATGGTAGTTTAACGAGTAGCTCTATTTCAGGAGGTGTTGCAACACTTACTGTTACTACACAACGTAAATTCGGAGGTTCATCATCAACTTTAAACTTACAGATAAACGGTACAACTGTAGCAACAATTCCATATAGTGATGTGGCTACAACGACAACAGTTAACGTTAATATTTCTGGAAATGTAATCATTAAACTTGTTAACCCTGTTGCTTCAAACCGAGTAGCAATTGATGATCTTACTTGGACGTGTTCAACGACTTTATCAACTGTTGAAAACTCAAAAGAAAAAGCATTCAGTATTTACCCGAACCCGGTAAAAAATCACGAATTATTTGTAAAAGGCGAAAACCTAAGCAAAATTTCAAAAGCTGAAATCTATGACCTTTCAGGAAAATTGATTAAGAATATTGCCAATCCTTTCAAAAACTCAAATAAAATTAATCTTCACAGAGTAACTAAAGGAGTTTATATCTTGAAAACAGACAATACTTCTACAAAATTCATCGTAGACTAA
- a CDS encoding shikimate dehydrogenase family protein codes for MDSSNKLGLIGKNISYSFSKKYFEDKFKKKKLSDFSYEIFDLQEINEIEEVFLKPSLLGFNVTIPYKEKIIDYLDALSDEAQKIGAVNCVLIENGKKTGYNTDAFGFEKTLIAHKKPHHDSALVLGNGGAAKAIQYVLDKHHIPYKTISRKSEINFDNLDTETVSENKLIIQCTPVGTFPNTEDCLNFPFEALTHQHLVIDLIYNPECSQFLLNSSQNGAKTVNGYYMLEQQAEKAWEIWSFQKK; via the coding sequence ATGGATTCTAGCAACAAATTAGGACTGATTGGGAAAAATATCTCCTACTCTTTTTCGAAAAAATATTTTGAAGATAAATTTAAAAAGAAAAAACTTAGCGATTTTTCATACGAAATTTTCGATTTACAGGAAATTAATGAAATTGAAGAAGTATTTTTAAAACCTAGTCTTTTAGGATTTAATGTAACAATTCCTTATAAAGAAAAAATTATAGACTATCTCGATGCATTAAGTGATGAGGCTCAAAAAATAGGTGCTGTAAACTGTGTTTTAATTGAAAATGGGAAGAAAACAGGTTACAATACAGATGCTTTTGGTTTTGAAAAAACTTTAATTGCCCACAAAAAACCACATCACGATTCGGCATTGGTTTTAGGAAATGGTGGCGCTGCAAAAGCAATACAGTATGTTTTAGACAAACATCACATTCCATATAAAACCATCTCAAGAAAATCAGAGATTAATTTTGATAATTTAGATACAGAAACCGTTTCAGAAAACAAGTTAATTATACAGTGTACTCCGGTAGGAACCTTCCCTAATACCGAAGATTGCTTAAACTTTCCTTTCGAAGCACTTACCCATCAACATTTGGTGATTGATTTAATTTACAATCCCGAATGCAGTCAATTTCTTTTAAATTCATCACAAAACGGTGCAAAAACCGTCAATGGATATTATATGCTCGAACAACAGGCAGAAAAAGCTTGGGAAATTTGGTCATTTCAAAAAAAATAA